The proteins below are encoded in one region of Neomonachus schauinslandi unplaced genomic scaffold, ASM220157v2 HiC_scaffold_24, whole genome shotgun sequence:
- the LOC123323168 gene encoding pyridine nucleotide-disulfide oxidoreductase domain-containing protein 1-like isoform X2 translates to MGSALGPDWHEGLNLKGTKEFSHKIHIETMCEVKKIYLQEEFRISKKKSLPFPRDHSNQSVTTDKEVWPVYVELTNEKIYGCDFIVSATGVTPNTEPFLCGNNFDLGEDGGLKVDAHMHTSLSDVYAAGDMCTASWRPSPVWQQMRLWTQARQMGWYAAKCMAAASLGESTDMDFSFELFAHVTKFFNYKVVLLGKYNAQGLGSDHELMLRCTKGQEYVKVVMQNGRMMGAVLIGETDLEETFENLILNQTDLSSYGEDLLDPNIDLEDYFD, encoded by the exons ttttctcataAGATTCATATTGAAACTATGTGTGAAGTAAAGAAAATCTACCTTCAGGAAGAATTTAGAATTTCTAAGAAAAAGTCCTTGCCTTTTCCCAGAGACCATTCTAATCAGTCAGTGACAACTGATAAAG aggtATGGCCTGTATATGTGGAATTGACTAATGAAAAGATATACGGCTGTGATTTCATTGTCAGTGCTACAGGAGTTACACCAAATACAGAACCTTTCCTCTGTGGCAACAAT TTTGATCTAGGAGAAGACGGAGGCCTGAAGGTGGATGCTCACATGCACACGTCTCTCTCTGATGTCTATGCTGCAGGTGACATGTGCACCGCGTCCTGGAGGCCCAGCCCGGTGTGGCAGCAG atgagGCTGTGGACGCAGGCTAGACAGATGGGATGGTATGCAGCAAAATGCATGGCTGCAGCTAGTTTAGGAGAATCTACTGACATGGACTTCAGCTTTGAACTTTTTGCTCATGtaacaaaattttttaactaTAAG GTTGTATTGCTGGGAAAATACAACGCACAGGGCTTAGGTTCAGATCATGAATTAATGCTGAGATGTACCAAAGGACAAGAGTACGTCAAAGTTGTCATGCAGAATGGGCGAATGATGGGAGCTGTCTTAATTGGTGAAACTGACttagaagaaacatttgaaaacttaattttaaatcagACCGATCTTTCATCATATGGAGAAGATCTGCTAGATCCAAATATTGATTTAGAAGATTATTTTGACTAA